A part of Pectinatus sottacetonis genomic DNA contains:
- the scfA gene encoding six-cysteine ranthipeptide SCIFF → MKHIKTINKPYLQSTLKTGGCGECQASCQSACKTSCTVGNQVCEKRK, encoded by the coding sequence ATGAAACATATCAAAACTATTAACAAGCCTTATTTACAAAGCACTTTAAAAACCGGTGGCTGTGGCGAATGTCAAGCTTCCTGCCAATCAGCATGCAAAACATCTTGCACTGTAGGAAACCAGGTTTGTGAAAAAAGAAAATAA